In a genomic window of Virgibacillus sp. SK37:
- the alr gene encoding alanine racemase gives MQQTLVYHHPTIAEISMSAFRENICKLKKHAPQASMLAVIKTNAYGHGVVPMGVAAVASGAERLGVTTVEEGVLLREHGLLVPIHILSSIIPEQAAVSVAYDLTISISSIAIAKRLSDEAINQAKIATVHLKVDTGLHRFGVEPNQIISFCETTYHLPGLKWEGIYTHFSSADEGDWKQTEKEFSLFQKTVIQLEQSGYHFPFQHAGGSTITLERKDMHLDMVRPGVALFGYTPAIRQEKKLSLKPVMTLKSRLLQLREIPPGTPVGYSGSYVSSSVEKIGVVPIGHGDGYKRALSNKGEMLVRGKRAKIIGTISLDQTLINVTNIYGVEEGDQVVLLGEQGREKIGAREIAKWADSNIDEVLASLTERIPRKYTEN, from the coding sequence TTGCAGCAAACATTGGTTTACCATCATCCCACAATTGCTGAGATAAGTATGTCAGCTTTTCGCGAGAATATTTGTAAACTAAAGAAACATGCTCCTCAAGCCAGTATGCTTGCTGTCATCAAAACAAATGCATATGGCCATGGTGTTGTACCTATGGGAGTAGCAGCTGTTGCTTCTGGTGCTGAACGTCTTGGGGTAACTACTGTGGAAGAAGGGGTTTTGCTTCGGGAGCATGGCCTCTTGGTTCCGATCCATATTCTTAGTTCTATTATACCAGAGCAAGCTGCAGTCTCCGTAGCTTATGATTTAACCATCTCTATATCCTCCATAGCAATAGCAAAACGATTAAGTGATGAAGCGATAAATCAAGCCAAAATCGCAACTGTCCACTTAAAGGTAGATACCGGGTTACATCGATTTGGTGTTGAACCCAATCAGATTATTTCCTTTTGTGAAACAACATACCATCTTCCAGGTCTGAAATGGGAAGGGATATATACACATTTTTCCAGTGCAGATGAAGGTGATTGGAAGCAAACTGAAAAAGAATTCTCTCTTTTTCAGAAGACAGTAATACAGCTCGAACAAAGTGGATATCATTTCCCTTTTCAGCATGCTGGGGGTTCCACTATCACATTGGAAAGAAAGGATATGCATTTGGATATGGTAAGGCCAGGTGTCGCCTTGTTTGGTTATACACCTGCCATACGACAAGAGAAAAAACTTTCATTAAAGCCTGTAATGACTTTGAAATCTCGTCTGTTACAATTGCGGGAAATTCCTCCTGGTACTCCGGTTGGCTATAGTGGAAGTTATGTTAGTAGTTCTGTAGAAAAAATAGGCGTTGTGCCAATTGGCCACGGAGATGGTTATAAAAGAGCATTATCTAATAAAGGTGAAATGCTGGTACGGGGAAAAAGAGCCAAGATCATAGGGACGATTTCACTTGATCAGACACTTATTAATGTGACGAACATTTATGGTGTGGAAGAAGGGGACCAGGTTGTCTTGCTTGGTGAGCAAGGGAGGGAGAAAATTGGAGCAAGAGAAATTGCTAAGTGGGCAGATAGCAATATTGATGAAGTGCTTGCCAGTTTGACTGAACGAATTCCAAGGAAATATACGGAAAACTAA
- a CDS encoding Na+/H+ antiporter NhaC family protein, producing the protein MATIGPVSDWIGFQVSLIAAAVASASIVGVEPYFAFLQSIPWNFYAILCLLAVPMIIMGKDFGPMAKAERRAEKTGKLIPDGSTPLSSVEQDLGEPHKKDGSVWNFVLPLVTLISVSVWGLWYSGGGAEGKSMMDALADTDVSVALTWGAFAMTFVGIILALIQGMGLKKCEDTLLGGIRTMLPALVIIVLAWSIGTVTSELGTAEFVVTATQGWMSAALLPFLVFVIGMFISFATGTSWGTMSILTPLAVPLAYTLGDVDLIPIVVGAIFAGAIFGDHVSPISDTTVMASIFAGSDHIAHVNTQIPYALVPAGIAGILYLSYTIIGSSIVLLLVGVVAQFFLLRYLGNREEKKLNQAEEKLGA; encoded by the coding sequence ATGGCAACAATTGGGCCAGTTTCAGATTGGATTGGTTTTCAGGTTTCTTTAATTGCTGCAGCGGTAGCTAGTGCAAGCATCGTAGGCGTCGAACCTTATTTTGCTTTCTTACAATCTATTCCATGGAATTTTTATGCTATTCTTTGCTTGCTCGCTGTTCCAATGATTATCATGGGTAAAGACTTTGGTCCAATGGCAAAAGCAGAGAGGAGAGCAGAGAAAACAGGAAAACTAATACCGGACGGCTCCACCCCATTATCATCTGTGGAACAGGACTTGGGTGAGCCACATAAAAAAGATGGTAGTGTGTGGAACTTTGTTTTACCTCTTGTAACCCTTATAAGTGTAAGTGTATGGGGTCTATGGTATTCAGGTGGAGGAGCTGAAGGGAAATCCATGATGGATGCCCTTGCAGACACAGACGTTTCAGTAGCCTTGACTTGGGGCGCCTTTGCCATGACATTTGTTGGAATTATTCTCGCTCTAATCCAAGGGATGGGCCTGAAGAAATGTGAAGATACGCTATTAGGTGGCATACGAACAATGCTACCTGCTCTTGTTATTATTGTCCTGGCTTGGTCTATTGGTACGGTTACATCCGAACTTGGCACAGCTGAGTTTGTAGTGACTGCAACGCAAGGCTGGATGTCTGCTGCTTTATTGCCGTTTCTTGTATTTGTTATTGGTATGTTTATATCTTTTGCCACAGGGACCTCCTGGGGGACGATGTCTATTCTGACACCATTGGCCGTTCCGCTTGCCTATACATTGGGAGACGTTGACTTGATTCCAATTGTAGTTGGTGCCATATTTGCAGGTGCTATTTTTGGAGATCATGTCTCACCGATATCTGATACAACAGTAATGGCTTCCATTTTTGCTGGTTCAGACCATATTGCACATGTAAACACACAGATTCCCTATGCACTAGTCCCAGCAGGAATTGCGGGCATATTATACTTGTCTTATACCATTATTGGGAGCAGTATCGTATTGTTACTTGTTGGAGTTGTCGCACAGTTTTTCCTCCTACGCTATCTTGGAAACCGAGAAGAAAAGAAATTGAATCAGGCAGAAGAGAAATTGGGTGCGTAA
- the ilvB gene encoding biosynthetic-type acetolactate synthase large subunit, giving the protein MKVEAKHEAESTEQMRTGADLFIQTLVDAEVDTLFGYPGGAVLPIYDALYRSNAPFDHVLSRHEQGSIHAAEGYARVTGKAGVVLATSGPGATNLITGITDAMMDSIPLVIFTGQVASGVIGTDAFQESDVMGITTPITKYNYQVKQVSELPRIVNEAFHIATTGRPGPVVVDIPKNVSAELTGTEFSKDFNLPGYQPNKKPNPLQIVKLADALSRAKKPLLLAGAGVVFAKATEELKEFAEKYQIPVTNTLLGLGSFPGTHPLHLGMAGMHGTYTANTALYECDLLINIGARFDDRLTGNLEHFAPHAKVAHIDIDPAEIGKNVPTEIPVVADAKEALQALLQSVVELPDHEVWKETIKLNKAEFPLWYEKPKQKLSPQWLIKQVYEQSKGDAIITTDVGQHQMWAAQFYTFDKPNRWVTSGGLGTMGFGFPAAIGAQLGAPEDLVVSIVGDGGFQMTLQELSILKERNLPVKIIIVNNEALGMVRQWQESFYEERYSESLLTMNPDFVKLAESYGIRGMRIEQEEEVIPMLQDIFSYNGPVVVDCRVDQKTCVYPMIAPGKGIHEMIGVKK; this is encoded by the coding sequence GTGAAAGTTGAAGCAAAGCATGAGGCAGAAAGTACAGAACAAATGAGGACCGGGGCTGATTTATTCATTCAGACTTTGGTGGATGCGGAAGTAGACACACTTTTCGGTTATCCAGGAGGTGCTGTATTACCAATCTACGATGCGTTATACCGCAGTAATGCTCCATTTGACCATGTACTTTCACGTCATGAGCAAGGTTCCATCCATGCAGCAGAGGGATATGCACGCGTGACTGGTAAGGCGGGAGTAGTATTAGCAACATCTGGCCCAGGGGCAACAAATCTGATTACTGGTATTACAGATGCCATGATGGATTCTATTCCGCTCGTTATTTTTACAGGCCAGGTTGCTAGCGGAGTCATCGGCACAGATGCATTTCAAGAATCCGATGTGATGGGAATCACCACTCCAATCACCAAATACAACTATCAAGTGAAACAGGTATCTGAGTTACCGCGGATCGTGAATGAAGCTTTTCACATAGCTACTACAGGACGGCCCGGTCCAGTAGTTGTAGATATACCAAAAAATGTATCTGCAGAGCTTACTGGAACTGAGTTCAGTAAAGACTTTAATTTACCGGGATATCAGCCGAACAAGAAGCCAAATCCGCTGCAAATTGTTAAATTAGCAGACGCGCTCAGTAGAGCCAAGAAGCCACTTTTGCTTGCTGGTGCAGGCGTCGTATTTGCAAAAGCGACTGAAGAACTAAAAGAGTTTGCTGAAAAGTATCAAATCCCAGTTACCAATACACTATTAGGACTTGGCAGCTTCCCTGGGACTCACCCACTGCATTTGGGGATGGCGGGAATGCATGGTACCTATACAGCTAATACAGCACTCTATGAATGCGACTTGCTTATTAATATTGGTGCAAGATTTGATGACAGACTTACAGGTAACTTGGAACACTTTGCACCACATGCAAAAGTGGCTCATATTGATATCGATCCTGCTGAGATCGGAAAAAATGTACCAACTGAAATTCCGGTAGTGGCAGATGCAAAAGAAGCATTGCAAGCATTATTGCAAAGTGTTGTGGAGCTGCCTGACCACGAGGTATGGAAGGAAACTATAAAATTGAATAAAGCTGAATTTCCGTTGTGGTATGAAAAGCCAAAGCAGAAGTTGTCACCTCAATGGTTGATAAAGCAAGTATACGAGCAATCAAAAGGAGATGCGATCATAACTACAGATGTTGGGCAGCATCAAATGTGGGCAGCACAGTTTTATACTTTTGATAAGCCAAACCGTTGGGTTACATCTGGTGGACTTGGAACCATGGGTTTTGGTTTTCCGGCAGCAATTGGGGCCCAATTAGGAGCTCCAGAGGACCTGGTAGTATCCATTGTCGGTGATGGCGGATTTCAGATGACTCTTCAAGAATTATCAATACTGAAAGAGAGAAACCTTCCAGTCAAGATTATTATCGTAAATAACGAAGCACTTGGAATGGTGAGGCAATGGCAGGAAAGCTTTTATGAGGAACGTTATTCTGAATCACTGCTGACAATGAACCCGGATTTTGTGAAACTCGCAGAAAGCTATGGAATCCGTGGTATGCGTATTGAACAGGAAGAGGAAGTTATTCCGATGTTACAGGATATCTTTTCTTATAATGGCCCAGTAGTAGTAGATTGTCGTGTTGACCAGAAAACATGTGTATATCCAATGATAGCTCCTGGGAAAGGGATCCACGAAATGATAGGGGTGAAGAAATGA
- the dat gene encoding D-amino-acid transaminase, whose protein sequence is MSKILFNDQIIARERRIDIEDRGYQFGDGIYEVIGVYDGKPFLLEEHLLRLKRSAEEVHLQLPTQIEKIKEKLEELVRVNGLMEGIIYLQISRGTAARWHEFPSAEVSPVMVAYTRAEQRMSNVEDEGATATLTEDIRWLRCDIKTLNLLPNVLAKQKAVEQNAIEAILHRGETVTEASASNVFIVRDGEVYTHPADNFILNGITRQKVLQLCNKLNIPINEKPFNIKEMLQAEEVFITATKLDIVPILKVDQHTIASGNPGHITKKILHEFRKLY, encoded by the coding sequence ATGAGCAAAATTTTATTTAACGACCAAATCATAGCACGTGAGCGTCGCATTGATATAGAAGATAGGGGCTATCAATTTGGTGATGGCATTTATGAAGTGATTGGAGTCTATGATGGAAAGCCTTTTCTCCTAGAAGAGCATTTGTTAAGACTGAAGCGAAGTGCGGAGGAGGTTCATCTGCAGCTTCCTACACAAATAGAAAAGATAAAGGAAAAATTGGAAGAGCTTGTTCGTGTCAATGGGCTTATGGAAGGCATTATTTATTTGCAAATCTCTCGTGGAACTGCTGCCAGATGGCATGAATTTCCATCCGCTGAAGTATCCCCGGTAATGGTGGCTTATACGAGAGCGGAGCAGCGAATGAGTAATGTGGAAGACGAGGGAGCTACAGCTACATTAACAGAAGATATTCGTTGGTTGCGATGTGATATAAAGACATTAAATTTACTCCCAAATGTGCTGGCAAAACAAAAAGCTGTGGAGCAAAACGCCATTGAAGCAATCCTTCATCGAGGAGAAACAGTTACAGAAGCGAGTGCTTCGAATGTGTTTATCGTAAGAGACGGAGAAGTCTATACACATCCAGCCGATAACTTTATTTTAAATGGAATCACAAGACAAAAGGTCCTTCAATTGTGTAATAAGCTTAATATCCCCATAAATGAAAAGCCATTTAACATCAAGGAAATGCTTCAAGCTGAAGAAGTATTTATTACAGCTACAAAATTAGATATTGTCCCCATTTTAAAAGTAGATCAACATACGATAGCATCAGGTAATCCCGGTCATATAACCAAGAAAATTCTCCATGAATTCCGCAAACTTTATTAA
- a CDS encoding tartrate dehydrogenase produces MKKINIALIPGDGIGPEVVEQGVKVLQAIEKMDQKLSFTFETFPWGCEYYLDNGIMMDANGIDLLKKFDAIYLGAVGYPGVPDHISLWDLLLKIRKSFDQYVNLRPVTLLHPSFTPLKKRSEEDIDMLVIRENSEGEYAGAGEWLYRGRPEEVVLQTGVFSRKGTERIIRYAYEEARKSRRTLTSISKANALNYSMVFWDEVFEEVGKEYPDVTTFSYLVDAASLYFVSDPGRFEVVVTSNLFGDILTDIGAAITGGLGLATGANINPERNFPSMFEPVHGSAPDIAGQGIANPLAAIWSVSQMMDFFEEKEWGERILATISSIILETDNLTPDLGGKATTDEVGDRFIELLSSNVTKF; encoded by the coding sequence ATGAAAAAAATAAACATAGCGCTAATCCCAGGGGATGGTATTGGACCAGAAGTAGTTGAGCAGGGAGTAAAAGTTTTGCAGGCAATAGAGAAAATGGATCAAAAGCTTTCCTTCACGTTTGAAACATTCCCATGGGGGTGTGAATATTATCTTGATAATGGCATCATGATGGATGCAAATGGTATTGACTTACTAAAAAAATTTGATGCTATATATTTGGGAGCGGTTGGCTATCCTGGAGTGCCTGACCATATATCTTTATGGGATCTGCTTTTAAAGATTCGTAAATCCTTTGATCAGTACGTAAATCTTAGACCGGTTACCTTGCTGCACCCAAGCTTCACACCATTAAAAAAGAGAAGTGAAGAGGATATTGATATGCTTGTAATTAGGGAAAATAGTGAGGGAGAATATGCTGGAGCAGGAGAATGGCTATATAGAGGAAGGCCAGAAGAAGTAGTTTTACAAACAGGTGTTTTCTCCCGAAAAGGAACAGAGAGAATTATTCGTTATGCATATGAAGAAGCGAGAAAGTCACGACGTACACTAACAAGTATTAGTAAAGCGAATGCACTGAATTATTCTATGGTATTCTGGGATGAAGTATTTGAAGAAGTAGGTAAAGAATATCCGGATGTAACTACATTCTCTTATTTAGTTGATGCTGCCAGCCTTTACTTTGTATCAGACCCGGGGAGATTTGAAGTTGTCGTGACAAGCAACCTATTCGGAGATATATTAACAGATATCGGAGCTGCTATTACGGGTGGATTGGGATTAGCGACAGGGGCTAATATTAATCCGGAAAGAAATTTCCCTTCCATGTTTGAGCCAGTCCACGGGTCTGCGCCTGATATTGCCGGTCAGGGAATTGCTAACCCGCTTGCAGCAATATGGTCGGTTAGTCAAATGATGGATTTTTTTGAAGAAAAAGAATGGGGAGAAAGAATTCTTGCAACAATCAGCTCCATTATTTTGGAAACGGATAATCTTACCCCTGATTTAGGGGGGAAGGCGACAACAGATGAAGTTGGCGACAGGTTTATTGAATTACTATCAAGCAATGTGACTAAGTTTTAG
- the ilvD gene encoding dihydroxy-acid dehydratase — translation MEKDLRIKSKVFSEGSMKAPNRAMLRAVGVTDEDFKKPMIGVASTWSEVTPCNIHIDDLAIQAKEGAREAGGVPLIFNTITVSDGISMGTQGMRYSLPSRDVIADSIETVVGAENLDGLVAIGACDKNIPGCAIAIANAGVPSVFVYGGTIAPGKHRGKDIDIVSVFEGVGKHNNGDIDDEELRSIECHACPGAGACGGMYTANTMASAMEAMGMSLPGSSSNPAETTEKAQDCAKAGEAVYHLLEKGIYPKDIMTKEAFENAITVVMALGGSTNAILHLLSIAHAIEVDLTIDDFNRIQEKTPHLADLKPSGKYVMQDLHRVGGVQAVMKLLHEAGYLHGDCITVTGKTVAENLAEAPSLKEGQDVIMPFDKPKRADGPLIVLKGNLAPSGGVAKVSGVKVSHHTGPARVFDTEKEATTAVMDNQINEGDVLVIRYVGPKGGPGMPEMLSISAILVGKGLGEKVALLTDGRFSGGTHGLVVGHIAPEAQSGGPIAFLKEGDMVTIDSNKKEISFEVTEEELESRRKEWSAPPLYKKGILGKYAHNVSCSSKGAVTDFLGE, via the coding sequence ATGGAAAAAGATTTACGTATAAAAAGTAAGGTGTTCAGTGAAGGTTCCATGAAAGCACCTAATAGAGCGATGTTGCGCGCTGTAGGCGTTACTGATGAGGATTTTAAAAAGCCGATGATCGGAGTTGCAAGTACATGGAGTGAGGTAACGCCATGTAATATACATATTGATGATTTAGCTATACAAGCAAAAGAAGGCGCAAGAGAAGCTGGAGGTGTTCCTTTAATTTTTAATACCATCACCGTTTCTGACGGTATCTCTATGGGGACACAAGGTATGCGTTATTCCCTGCCAAGTCGTGATGTGATTGCTGACTCTATTGAAACCGTAGTTGGTGCAGAAAATTTGGATGGATTAGTAGCAATTGGTGCTTGTGATAAAAATATTCCTGGCTGTGCAATTGCAATTGCTAATGCCGGAGTGCCTTCTGTATTTGTGTATGGCGGAACAATCGCCCCAGGGAAACATCGTGGCAAAGACATTGATATTGTTTCTGTTTTTGAAGGTGTGGGAAAGCACAATAATGGCGATATCGATGATGAAGAGTTACGTTCCATCGAGTGTCATGCATGTCCAGGTGCAGGTGCATGTGGGGGGATGTACACAGCAAATACAATGGCATCTGCGATGGAAGCCATGGGGATGAGTTTGCCTGGAAGTTCGTCTAACCCAGCAGAAACCACAGAAAAAGCTCAAGATTGTGCCAAAGCTGGCGAAGCGGTCTATCATTTACTCGAAAAAGGAATTTATCCGAAAGATATTATGACAAAAGAAGCCTTTGAGAATGCAATAACCGTAGTTATGGCATTAGGTGGGTCTACAAATGCTATTTTACATTTATTATCTATCGCTCATGCGATTGAAGTAGATTTAACGATCGATGATTTTAATAGAATTCAAGAAAAAACACCACACTTGGCTGATCTTAAGCCAAGCGGGAAATATGTCATGCAGGACCTTCACCGTGTAGGCGGTGTTCAGGCTGTCATGAAACTTCTCCATGAAGCGGGCTATTTACATGGGGACTGTATTACGGTTACAGGGAAAACGGTAGCTGAAAACTTAGCAGAGGCACCATCTTTAAAAGAGGGACAAGATGTTATTATGCCTTTTGATAAGCCGAAACGTGCAGATGGTCCACTAATTGTATTAAAAGGGAACTTAGCACCAAGTGGAGGAGTTGCAAAGGTCTCCGGTGTTAAAGTAAGTCATCATACAGGGCCTGCACGTGTTTTTGATACAGAAAAAGAGGCGACAACGGCAGTGATGGACAACCAGATTAACGAAGGGGATGTTCTTGTCATTCGGTATGTAGGTCCTAAAGGTGGACCAGGGATGCCGGAAATGCTCTCCATTTCAGCAATACTTGTTGGAAAAGGACTTGGTGAAAAGGTTGCCCTGTTAACAGATGGCAGATTCTCAGGTGGTACCCACGGATTGGTTGTTGGTCATATTGCCCCAGAAGCCCAATCTGGAGGCCCCATCGCGTTTTTGAAAGAAGGTGACATGGTCACAATCGATTCAAATAAAAAAGAAATTTCCTTTGAGGTTACCGAAGAGGAATTGGAAAGCCGCAGAAAAGAATGGTCTGCACCTCCATTGTATAAAAAAGGTATATTAGGTAAATATGCACACAATGTGTCCTGTTCTTCAAAAGGAGCAGTGACAGATTTTCTTGGTGAATAA
- a CDS encoding bile acid:sodium symporter family protein produces the protein MKLLEKVSSLAGNTFAIWVILFGVLAFIFPTGFTWIAPHIALLLGVIMFGMGLTLSLQDFKGVIQAPKAVLVAVAAQYTIMPLLAYGLANLFQLPPEIAVGVILVGCCPGGTASNVMTFLAKGNTALSVSVTAVSTLLAPLLTPALTLLFASQWLPVSAGNMFMSIVKIVLIPIVLGIIIRLLFSKQVDKTIGVLPLVSVIGIVAVASAVVAVNKDSIVTTGLLIFTVVVLHNLLGLFLGYLLAKAFRFNLADKKAMSIEVGMQNSGLGSALALAHFAPIAAVPSALFSVWHNISGPILATWWSKQSEENTINPNNRTKNIS, from the coding sequence TTGAAACTATTAGAGAAAGTTAGTAGTTTAGCAGGGAATACATTTGCAATCTGGGTAATCCTGTTTGGGGTCCTGGCATTTATATTTCCAACGGGTTTTACATGGATTGCCCCCCATATTGCCTTGTTACTAGGGGTAATTATGTTTGGAATGGGGTTAACCCTTTCTCTCCAAGATTTTAAAGGAGTTATTCAGGCTCCTAAAGCAGTACTCGTAGCAGTAGCCGCGCAATATACCATTATGCCATTACTAGCCTATGGACTGGCGAACTTATTTCAATTGCCTCCGGAGATAGCAGTCGGAGTAATCCTCGTTGGTTGCTGTCCAGGTGGAACAGCATCAAACGTAATGACTTTTCTGGCAAAGGGAAACACGGCATTATCTGTTTCTGTAACTGCTGTATCAACATTGCTTGCTCCGTTATTGACCCCTGCATTAACTTTACTTTTTGCAAGTCAATGGCTTCCAGTGTCAGCAGGTAATATGTTTATGTCTATTGTTAAGATAGTGCTCATTCCAATCGTACTAGGTATTATTATTCGTTTATTATTCAGTAAGCAAGTAGACAAAACAATTGGTGTTCTTCCATTGGTTTCCGTTATCGGTATCGTAGCTGTAGCTTCTGCAGTAGTAGCCGTAAATAAGGATTCCATCGTTACAACAGGATTATTGATCTTCACGGTCGTCGTTCTGCATAATCTTTTAGGTCTATTTTTAGGATATTTGTTGGCAAAAGCCTTCCGCTTTAATTTAGCAGACAAAAAGGCTATGTCTATTGAAGTTGGTATGCAAAATTCCGGACTTGGATCCGCGTTGGCTTTAGCGCATTTCGCGCCAATCGCTGCAGTACCAAGTGCTCTTTTCAGTGTGTGGCATAATATTTCAGGACCGATTTTAGCTACATGGTGGAGCAAGCAAAGTGAAGAAAATACAATTAATCCTAATAATCGTACAAAAAATATTAGCTGA
- a CDS encoding amidohydrolase — MKRLFINGRIYTFDPTRPVAESVLIEDDYFMDIGATTELHTRWGDSIDVVDLKGKTVTPGLIDSHLHLSLIANSFLELDLTGVTSKSDMLEKIKHKVNSLQPGEWLLGSGWDENLFEDGSFPSIQELDSVAPQHPVFLSRVCLHAALVNSKALEICQYQQGIQVPEGGEIVLDPVSYEPTGLLLETASELIKKHIPEKSYDQLKDAMRKAMEYAISLGITSVHTNDPFYLGGLQQTYQIYDELLNKEHIGLRCNLLINHEFIDDIRRQGMYAGYGNDTLKIGAIKIFADGAFGRRTALLSEAYTDAPDEFGNAIFEQPTLYEIVRKARELSMPIAVHVIGDQALENVLDVLDQFPAAAYRDRLIHVQVVREELISRLAVPTRIADIQPRFLVGDFPWVEERLGEKRMKLAYAWKTLIQSGIICAGGSDSPVEPLNPLLGIHAAVKRRAPGEKHNGWYEQEKLTMVEAFRLFTEMGAYPTNEETIKGTISRGKLADMVVFSKDPFEMENPDELLETEVEMTIIGGEVKYIKKD; from the coding sequence ATGAAAAGATTGTTTATTAATGGGAGGATATATACATTTGATCCAACAAGGCCTGTAGCAGAATCTGTCCTTATTGAGGATGATTACTTTATGGATATAGGTGCTACAACTGAATTGCATACCCGCTGGGGAGATTCCATAGATGTAGTTGATTTAAAAGGCAAAACAGTAACCCCTGGTCTTATTGACAGCCACCTTCATCTGTCCCTGATTGCTAATAGCTTCCTGGAACTTGATTTAACTGGTGTTACATCCAAATCCGACATGCTGGAGAAAATCAAACATAAAGTGAATTCCCTTCAACCAGGAGAGTGGCTACTGGGAAGTGGCTGGGACGAAAATCTGTTTGAAGATGGGAGTTTTCCCTCTATTCAAGAATTAGATTCGGTGGCACCCCAACACCCTGTATTTCTATCACGGGTTTGTTTGCATGCTGCTTTAGTTAACAGTAAGGCTCTGGAAATTTGCCAATATCAACAAGGAATTCAAGTGCCCGAGGGAGGAGAAATTGTTTTAGACCCAGTATCCTATGAACCGACCGGCCTTCTATTAGAAACAGCATCCGAGTTAATCAAGAAGCATATTCCAGAAAAGTCCTATGATCAATTGAAAGATGCAATGAGAAAAGCCATGGAGTACGCAATCAGCTTAGGGATAACGAGTGTACATACAAATGATCCCTTCTATTTGGGAGGATTGCAACAAACTTATCAAATTTATGATGAACTTTTAAATAAAGAACATATTGGTTTACGATGTAATCTATTAATCAATCATGAATTTATAGATGATATTAGAAGACAGGGAATGTATGCAGGTTATGGGAACGATACATTAAAAATTGGCGCCATAAAAATCTTTGCAGATGGAGCATTTGGAAGAAGAACCGCACTATTATCTGAGGCATATACGGATGCACCAGATGAATTTGGAAATGCTATTTTTGAACAACCGACACTCTATGAAATTGTGCGAAAGGCCAGGGAACTATCCATGCCGATTGCTGTTCACGTCATAGGTGACCAAGCATTGGAAAATGTCCTTGATGTCCTTGATCAATTTCCGGCTGCAGCCTATCGTGACCGACTTATTCATGTTCAAGTAGTACGAGAAGAGTTAATCAGTCGATTAGCAGTTCCTACTAGAATTGCGGATATACAACCGCGGTTTCTAGTAGGAGATTTCCCTTGGGTAGAAGAAAGACTTGGAGAAAAAAGGATGAAATTAGCCTATGCTTGGAAAACGCTAATTCAATCTGGCATCATTTGTGCAGGTGGGTCTGACTCGCCAGTAGAGCCGCTGAATCCTCTTTTGGGAATACATGCGGCTGTAAAACGGCGAGCACCAGGTGAGAAACATAACGGATGGTATGAGCAGGAAAAATTGACGATGGTAGAGGCATTCCGGTTATTTACCGAGATGGGAGCATATCCAACGAACGAGGAAACGATTAAAGGAACGATTTCGAGAGGAAAACTTGCAGATATGGTGGTATTTTCAAAAGATCCATTTGAAATGGAAAACCCCGATGAATTGCTGGAAACAGAAGTAGAAATGACGATTATTGGCGGAGAAGTGAAGTATATAAAAAAGGATTAA